Part of the Chanos chanos chromosome 5, fChaCha1.1, whole genome shotgun sequence genome, AGAGGACATTGCCTCATCTCGTGCTGTTTGTTGATTTTAAATCGAATTAGTGATTGTGTTATagcctctcctctttctttgtttcatgtCATCGGATGATCCAAAACGtagaatttcctttttttttttttttttaaaaagaacatcATTTTTGCATGGTTACAAAAAAACGTTTGCTATATAACCTTCAGCTGGACCTGAAAAACATTGATAAGCTTGTTTACATACCCCGTGATGTAATAAGGCGGTTTGCGAGGGAGTCCCTACCTTGTATCCCGTGTTTGCTCTGTACTGGGCCGGATTCCTCGGACAAGTCGcgacacaaacaaaatgtcctGCCCTTTGATCTACAGTGCCCCGCCACAAAATAGTCTCCTGGGAAAGCCAAGGGTAACGGTAGACAGAGAGGATTCAAGGAAAGAGGGCAAGAGGCAGGTTAATATTTAATGGTCATCCCTACAATGAGAATTATTGGCTAGGTGAGGGAAGAAAACAAGTGGAAACACCTGGCTGTTTTGTAGATGGCTTTTTCCACATAATCTTCGATGTAAAGAACCCAAACACGGGggacagggggggggggggggggggggggggttgagcgTGGACTCGTTTACAAAAAATTTGAATATGCATTTGAAGGTTTCCAGCACATTCTAAATGTAATGATAGAACAGAATACAATCTCTGTTATCGTACACGCACGCTGTgggcagtgaatttgacctctgcatttaacccatcctatacacccaGTAGTGAGCATACATACAccaggcacaggagcagtgggcagcacaacTGCGCCCGGGGGGGCAGTTGgtggttaagtgccttgctcaaggggcacttcagccgtgggtGTTGAGGGAGTGTTCACCCACGCCCCTCACCCACAgttttcctgctggtccaggGGATTCTCTGAccattaggccacggctgcccaaaaaagtaaaatagtAGGTGAAAAAGTAACAACAAATGAGCAGCAAACAATTATAGCAAACACTTTATAAAAGCATTTATAAAAGGAGAACAAGCATTTTATAGAACAGCTATTTCAATACAAACTACACTGGATGCATCCttaaattagattagattccACTTCATTGTCATTGTGCTGAGTACAgatacaaagccaatgaaatacAGTAAAAGGCACCTCTGGGACTCAAACCAAGGATCTCCTGTTTACTAGGCAGGCGCTTTAAGCCACGGCGCCCATAAAACCActtagcagaggatggtttcgatccatcgacctctgggttatgggcccagcacgcttccgctgcgccactctgctcATGTATAGAACGTGTGAGTACGTATACTTTAAGTTAAAAACCAACAGCCACTGCAAGAATTACTCAATATTCAACAACAAACTCTATACATACCAGAACTTGGGAGGCAGTGTGAAATACTGTATAAAATCATTCATGGTAATTCTGCAAAAAATCTTATCTTTGACTTTTGTTcccagatttatttatttttttatattatatataccATCATATaccattttatatatatatatacacacacacacacacatacatacatacatacatatatatatatatatatatatatatatatatatatatatatatctccttGCATCTCCATACAAATGAACTCAAATAACCACAAACAGCTCCGTTTTATAGCATGACTCGGAAGTGAGATTAACAGTGAATGGTGCAATAACCCAGAGACTCAAAGGGTTCCAAAGATAAGTAGTAACTCAGCATTATGTTATTCATAATGGGTACAGTACAGAACGCAGTCTTCCCTCTGCGGTGCAGAGTGCAGCGGCTGATTTAACGACCTTTGCCACTCTGTTGTGAGTGACAGAGCCATCATTCACGAGCCATGACATCAGACTGTGGGTGGAGGGtctttaatgtaattttttacaaaaaaaaagacacaatgttCTAAAGAAATATAATTTTCCTAAGAAATATAACTAGAGAAACATCAACCACAACAGCAGAGGACAAAATAAGGGATGGTAGTATTTCAGAAAGAAGACAAGAGATAAAGACACAGCTTAGTAAAGCTAACCGGGCGCTATTCATCTGAGTgttaacagtaaaatgattgctttttaaaataaccATTAGACTTCTGCAACAGTATTAAACACGCTGGGGAAGTAAAtccaagtcatttttttctgtttctcactgttttgCACAATTTGGTAAATTCCTATaagttcttttcatttttgttgttgtgaaagAGCCACAGAAATCCTCCAGGAACAAGCATGGTGGGAATCAGCGGGGCAAGAGCGCTCttacaaaaagacaacaggtagaaaagtatttcattttttgaagaAAAGGTCAAAGCGTCCAGAAACCACAGCAGTAAGAGCGAGATGCTAATGCAGCTTGTCTTGAAGGGAACAGTGCTGTTCATCTTGCTCTCAGTATACAGGGTTGAGTGGAGAGCCAATCCCAGACCAAACAGTGTACCCATGTTTCGCAGGAGGCTGGCAAAGGGTGTGGAGTCCATATGGACCCATGCAGGGTTCACGCACCATCTCTGTGCTTTCTCCAGAGTCCAGAGCAGATCCACACCTACGGCCTTCAGCAACACGTAGAAGCCCACAGCAAAAGTGAGCAAAAACAGGGTCATGCTCATGTACTTCTTCAGACTGGCTGTGTATATCCACTGCACTCGGGAGAATGTCTCAGCCACCAGTATGCCTAGGAGGAGAATTGGGTACCGATAAATTCCAGAGTGATAAACCAACaaaatttgaattcatttgaatatctttatcctgctttcctctcttcctctctctcttctctctctctctctctctctctctctctctttctctctctctgtctctgtctctgtggctgtggATGCGGCAGTGATACTAACCTGCGATAACTCCACTCATAACTTGGTGTGGAAAGTGGGCTGCCATGTAGACACGGGACATGCAGATTACTAATTCCACCATACCAAACAGAGCCAACAGCACCAGCTGTAAAGACCTGcaatttaagattaaaaaaaaaaaaagtcccctcACAGTACAGCTAAAGTAAATCTTAAATGCCGAGGTTAAGACTTCATTAATACAAGAGAAATTCCAAATCATTGATGAGATGATGTCTtgttgtatttaaaaaagaaattaaggTAGAGCATGAGAGCGTACGGTAGTTGCTGGTTTGCACAACATATGTGATTCTCAGATGGATAGAAATAGCTTCCACTTAATAGAATTACTCCCGTCATTCATAAATAGTGACTTTACAGATAAAATGAGGCAGTTACATGACTCAAGACTCACCTATAGATCAGGTTAGAGGGTTTTCTCTGGGCAGCCATGGATAGCATGGCTGTGATCATCACGTAGCCCACCCCGGCAGAGCCCATAGCATGACCGGACGGACTTCCTTAAGGGGGAGAACGTCCAGACAGGCTCACTTTGCATTCACGTAATATCAGCAGAATACGCAGAAAACAGCCTAAAGGATCTTTTGATCATCTTTTTACGTTTTCTACACCTTAAGGAAATACCACTGTACCCTTCATACAGTTATATAAGACTAccaatttttctttctctatgaacaaaaaaaagaagcccaGCAAATTTAAGGCCAATGCTAAACAAAAAGATAAACCTAAAACATAAGGTTACTCATTCAACATAAGATTACTCATTCGGTGTTCCCCTGCTTTTACACAGAATCAGTATGGAAGAGCAAAGGTCATTTTTAAGTGATCTCTTTAGGCACTGTAATTCAGGTCAAGAATTTATTGAGACATCTTGCCAAAACAGGCTTTTGCATAATGACACTGAGACTGGAGATTGGCACACAGGTCCAGATAAACACGAGCAATTGCCGTGAGCTGCGAGAGTTGCGTTATGTAAGGCGTCGAAGTAAAATCACGTTTGAACAGATTATTTTCAATAATTCACCACATAATTACTGAAAAGCTCAACTGTCGCCAACTTTAGCCACgcttttcaaaatgtcaaaacaaagtaTTGCAAGTACGTTGACTCCTTTCAAATGCTTTGTCAAACCTGGATTTTGCCCTTTGTTattcatgtgtcatttttgGATTAAGTGTGATTATTACAGAaaattcttctcttttatcttctctttcatattttaaatCTTTAACATCTGAGTGAGGACCATCAGGACAAAGGGAAATCACCGTACTATACCTGGTCCAGTCTCACACGTAATAGGAAACTGTTTTAAGGAAGGAACCACACCAGAGCCATAAAATTTAGTTTCATGGACCCACCAATAAGGCCTCTCTCCAAAGAGAACCCTACCAAAAAGGAATACAGACAACAGACATTATCCAGAGAAAATAAAGGCATTAGCATTTGTGAGATGTGagatttaaatttaatttattgtGAGGGAAATTAATGGGGGATAACCCAGAGTTTAGTCCTACATTTGTATgcattttgataaataatgatgaaaaaaaatcatgttttatagaaaaacaaatcagttgaAATATTCACAAAAGTTTACATACTACAGACCTGTCACATACACTGAaagtatttaaatattaaattaaatactgAATACCAATCAGTAACAGTAGTAAAATACTACCACTGTGAATGAATCTTACCATTTTAAGATTAGGTTGAACCAATCCCCAATTACAGCTACCCAGATGAGTTTGATACCCACATTCCTGTTCAAGTAGAACCAgataggaaagaaaaaaaagaaggtagcATGTAAGTCAGCCACAGTGGAAGCCAGGTGAAACCAGCTCTCATAGTGGTGGTATTCTGTCTGCAGGTAGACAGCCAGGCTCACTCCCCAACTGTGGAGCAAATCCATGGCTACAACCAGTGCCCGAGGATTGTCCTCTGGGAAAGGCGCATTCACTGAGTGGAGAGCTGCAAGTGACGTCTAATGAAAGAACCCAGTGGACTGGTGAAGCACTAGCATCCACTCTAAAATTGAACTCTCCCTCAAACCCTGGCGTTCTGCTCCCAGTGGACTTTATCCAAGGCACGCTGATTTTGTTTACCTGCCTGCCAGAAAATTCAGGACCCTTCAGGCTCCATGACCTTTCACTTGTGATGAAGATAATGGGACCCAAAACTTTGGTAATCGGGGACACGGTGATTGGTTTAGTcatcaaacagaaatgtcaaTAAAGAGGATGATGGTCCCAAAAACTGGCTCGTGATAAGAGGGCAACGTGTTTCTAGCTACTGACGTCATTTCAGTTTGTCTACGTCTTTTATGTGATTTGCTTTGGAACATGCGTTGCAAAAATGTTCTAGCAATCATCAAAACCAATGAATGTAAAATAGCAACTGCACTGTTCATTCAAAGTAGCAGCTAATGTGCTAATATAAGCTAATATAAGTTCTATGAGCTAATGTGCTCATGGAATtgcacaaatacactctcagaATATCAGTGCTGAACTCAAAAGCAAGGGATTCACTTTCACTCTGCTCAGTCCAGTGTAATGCGGTCTCAATGGAATGACTGTGAATGGTTAATTCTTCTCCTACAGTTAGAAAGCAAATCAATAATGTGTGGCCTCCAAAGAAAGCTGTTGGAACATTCTAAGTAGTTTTTATCACAAGTGATTGTCGCAGAGGTAatgcaaggatttttttttaatagaatcatttgtaaatataaataaaaattcactgcAGCAAATGTACAGAGAAGCATAGACATGAGACCAGAATTAAGTGGTCttaaatgtatgaaaaaaaggacacagagtTATGAATTATCCTTAGAGCAAGAAGGTCTCAGTATCATAGGAATATCACTGGACATTCAGAAAAGCATGGCATTTATCTGCGTTGGATCTGGACAGGTAAAGGTctatttaataattcatttgcttatataacacacatgtacatgtaatgCAGTGCCTCTCACGTCATGCAGATTTCACACACTTCTCCACTCCTGATTATGTAAGAGACagctgaaaaatgtaaaaaagaatcTTTGTCACCACAGCGCGATCTTTTGCTCATGAGGTAGTTAAACCCGATGGACGCACCTATTGCAAGtcactttggtttaaaagcatctgctaaatgccaaattgtaaactgtacAGCAAGTTTtgtcccaattttttttttttttttttgtaactatATACTTGTCAGTACATCATAGTCTGTCGTTAGTTGAAATGTCTGAATCAGAATAACAACTGGGATCAACACACCTGAAGAGGAATTGTTACCAGTATGAGGCTTCAAAATTTGAGACATGTTCAAAATGGACAGATGTGGATGACAAGTATACAGGCAATAAATGAATGTGGGTCTCAAGCATAGATCTGTACAATGTAATGCCCTTAAAATGTTACATATTCTGCCaaattgttctttttgttgttgttgttgttgttttttttttttacctctttacaAATTTAGTTGGCTTTTTTAGACAGCAAAGagtaagacaaacaaaatgaaaaagacccATAGCAATCTAACCTGCAATTTCACAAATAGTCAATGGTCACACGATTTGAGTTAAAACAGTAACTAATAAACGGAGATTAtatgtctgtgtggagtctgtgAAATGATAAGGGACCTGAGTCTGATTTGtgattcctgtttttttttggcccttcCTCTGCTGGACTTGTTTgtgtgctctctccctctctcaagaCAAACAGCCTGTaactcaaacttttttttttgccccccttTGCGTTTTATTACACATGTGCAAGGTCCAAAGATCGGCTTTGTGCATGCGTTTGGGCAGTGGGCCTTCTACTATAAAAGCAAAGCAACACCCACTGTAGGACACGACTACTGCCTTGCAGTTCAGCAAAGACAGATTCCTCTACAGAGATCTCAAAAATGAGTATGATCATGGATGCCATGCATGGCTATGGGGTGAGCACCACCCAGTATTTGCAGACTAACTATAAGGATGCACAGGGGTGGTTCCTTTTTGTGTCCTTTGCTGCAGACCTCAGGAAcaccttttttgtctttttccctaTCTGGTTCCACCTGAGAGAGTCTGTGGGCATCAAATTGATTTGGGTGGCTGTGATCGGGGACTGGCTAAACTTGGTCTTCAAATGGTAAGTAACTGATACGCACGATAGTTGGAACAGTAGCATAtaatgtaaacatgtttgtgaaaCATACTTGTGCACAGGATTTGTTTACGTACATATTATTTTTACTTTGACAAATGTGATAGTACATAACCTTACCGTGAAACGTTCTCTCGTTAAATGATGCCCTCTGGTCATTTTTCTCACTTTAGGATCTTGTTTGGAGAACGTCCCTATTGGTGGGTTCACGAGACATCATATTATGCCAACTCCTCTGTGCCGCACATTGAGCAGTATCCCATGACGTGTGAAACCGGCCCTGGTGAGTCTCCTTTGTCTTCATCTGTCGAACTTTTGTCAGTTTTAGTGGAATAAATTGATAATGACTTGGACTTAAGGCACAAACAGTAACATGTAAACACTACTTACTCAATATTTAATGTCTACAGGCAGCCCATCAGGTCATGCAATGGGAGCCGCTGGAGTTTACTATGCCATGGTCACCTCAATCCTTGCCATTACGctaagcaaaaagaaaagatcaaCAACCAAGGCCTGGTAAGATTATCTTCTAATAATAATCTTCTAGTAATAGCAGATGTTCTAACAAGCGTGCGACCAAAACACCAACATTTTCAAGATTACCCTAAATTTCGTGAACCAGTGTGACTTGACTGATAAGTTGCCATTCATTCAAACGCTGACAGCCGTTCTTTCCGTCTCTCTGGCAGGTACCTGCGTGGTATTCTCTGGACACTGTTTTGGGGAGtccaggtgtgtgtctgtctctctaggGTCTTCATTGCAGCTCACTTTCCACACCAGGTCATCGCAGGAGTCATTTCAGGTCAGTAACCCATGATTAATATTCGTCGTGTCTTCGCGGCAAACGTTTGTGGTAATTTCccttcagtcagagagaggtcTTCTTAACCGACACTGCTCCCATTAACAGGCATGATCGTAGCGGAGGCCTTCAACAGACAACAGTGGATCTACAGTGCCAGCCTGAAGAAGTACTTCAACATCACTCTGTTCCTGCTGTCCTTTGCCGTGGGCTTCTACGTGCTACTGAAGGCCGTAGGCGTCGATCTGCTCTGGACCCTGGAGAAGGCTCAGAAATGGTGCGCGAATCCCGCATGGGTCCATATGGACACCACACCCTTCGCCAGCCTCCTGCGAAACATGGGTACACTGTTTGGTTTGGGATTGGCTCTCCACTCACCCCTGTatacagagagcaaaaagagcAGTAGCACCCCCTTCAGGATCAGCTGCATCGTCTCCACTCTGCTTCTGCTGCACCTGTTTGACTCTATTAAACCCCCTACGCACACAGCTGCCCTTTTCTATCTGTTGTCCTTCTGCAAAAGTGCGACGGTTCCCCTGGCAACGGTCAGCATTATCCCATACTGCGTGTCTGGAGCTCTGAGTTTGCAGAACAAGAAACAAGTCTGAGCTGCCACAGAAGTGCGGGAGATGAATGGGAAAAGGCTGGACACGGCTAACCTTCAAAATCTTTGaactttgcttctttttttcatagcaTACTGTTTCCCTATAGACCAAAAAGATACCTTTAAATATTGCTATGACCTGCACATGCAATGAATCCAGGTACCAGTGACTTCAtttcatgtgtgagagaagaagcGTACTTAGAGCACTGTGAAACTATAGCGCTTATTACTCAGGACCAAGGACTAGTGCTAGATCAAATAATCtaataatttatattttcagCTGTAGCCTGAGCGACGCTGGAAAAGGCTTGGAAATTGAGCCAAGCTGAAGAGAAAACTTCTATCTGAAGTAAAACATTTGTTTAGTGAACTGTTGTAGAAGTATTTCACCAGAGTGAACACAGACAACAAGTGTTTAACTAAAATacaaaacgacaaaaaaaacaacaaaaaaacaaacaaaaaaagcaaaacaaaaacaacaactgtgaAGCAacaagattttattttattgtaccGTTAACTGTTTTAtgagtgtgtttactgtaaaattttattttttggaaatTCCTTCAGAACATTTGTAATAAaacttacaaaacaaacatatggtTGAACTGGCATTTCTTATTCCCTTTAAGATCTATATTATTTCCCtagatgaaaaaatatatatacactaatAGTTACTTTTGTATATTATATCAAAGttagaaaagaaacagacaaagaattCAAGATGGACTTAGGTCTTAGATGGGGTTAGCTGTCAGCTCAAGCCTTAGACTTGTAGATAGTAATAGAGAATATCAGTATTATGTATTTATCTCTAGCTGTaactccttctctctttatctaccTGTCTtctttagatagatagatagatagatagatagatagatagatagatagatagatagatagatagatagacagacagacagacagaagcaaAGTACAGTATGTGCTGCTTATAGCGGTAATTTCTGACTGATTTTAACAGTGAAAAGATGATTGGCAAATCCTCCTTGCTGTGTCTTAGGGGTGAATGAATCATAGACACAACACATAAACCCAGCCAAATGTTACCTCTAATTATTAACCTCCAGCAGCCTGCCTGGCCAGCTAAGAGATGCACTCAGCTGACACAGATTCACACGTCATATCCCTGACCTACTCAGCACAGTCAACAACACTTACGCTCTTGGCCGAACATTCAATATTTGAGGAGTACCGTTCTCCAATTTTCCCCTCTTCCTCAGTTAAGTATTAACAAACGTTTGGGTTTGTCAGTCCACAAACACATGAGCGGCTTGTGATGATTGGTGGGAAAACCCTCTTGAACCTTAAACTAGCTGCTGCTTAAAAAGTCTAAACACCATGAGGGAAATTTTACGATGTCGTGGCAAGTTTTATTAacaattttaaatgtttaaattgtaTAATACAACCACCTTTGTTTCCAACTTGTTTCCATCCTGTTTCAgttatatgtttttatttaatattggtCTGTGTTTCAACAATATCAAAAGgatgtaaatatgttttgaatgtgtaaatACCACTAAAATTGTGCGCTTCAGGTTCCATGAAGAAAAATATCAGTACTACAAAAGCCTTCGATCAAGCTTTTTGTAtcttacattaacatttattttttaaataatattctGAAGTCGTATGAAGTAGTTCTTTCTAGGGAACATGGATGTTACATGTATTTAAGTTAACTGTTGTTCAGCTTACACAAAGTTAGACATTTGCTACATGAGTCCTTTGTCTGTGTACACTAACATGACTTGCTGACTGGAGATATGGTCACACAGGACCAAACTATTTCCCACTGCTGCTCTACTCTTCTCCTGCGCTGCGTTTGCGGTTGTGTTCCTGCAGAAGGGTCTCTACTTCTCCTCTCTTGGTCAGGTTGTTAGCCTTGCCCTGGAAACGGCCGTTCTTTCCAGCACCCTTCCCCTGAAGCAGCTCTGAAACCCTGTAAACCAACATGAGAACAATGGCACATTAATGCTAAAGCAATGACAGCAACCCCTAACAATGCTTTACACGTGAGAGAATGACCACCGGTATGCCTGTaagaatgttaatattatacctaaaaacagagaatattGTTGAATTGGTTTTCAGCTTTCATATGTAAAGATAAATATGTTCCAAAGGCCCCCACGTGATTCTTGccaattgaaaataaaattaaatccTCGGACTTGCAGAAATTCCAGTTATAATAAGACTATACTGTCAAATCACTATCTGAAAGCATGATCTTATCATTTCACAGCAGccgtgtcagaaaaaaaaccctcctatttatttatatgactGATTACGTTAATACGGTGTATTATATGACTGATTACATTACTATGGTGTTTTATATGACTGATTGCATTAATGCAGTGTAATATATGACTAATTACATTCATGTGGTGTTTTATATGACTGATTACATTCATATGGTGTGATAAAGATAATTCTTGGACATAAAATGGTGAACCCTGTCCGATTTTAGATGGTATAACTTTGGAATATTGTGTGATGTTTTACCTTGGTCCAAGCTCAGCCACAAACTTATCAGGCCCCGCAAGCAGAAAGAGGCCAGgtcccttctcctctcctacCGTCAAGAAAATGACCGTGTCCTTTGGGACAGAACATATGGTAACTCAGCTGTCGTTACACAAAATACAGCACGAGACATTCAGAGAATTCACAGCTTGTTAGGAACACTGTAGCTCACCTGAAATCCAATTTCATTTGCAATAATGTTCATGAACTCATTGTCGCCATCTTTGCTatgaatggagaaataaacaattatttgagtttcaagaaagaaagaaatcaatagTTTGATATTTCTGAAACATCTTATGAGccacataaaaaagaaaatcgaAAATATTAATTAGAACAAATTGTTTAGAGTGCAAAGTGATGGCCACGCACTTGTGTAAACTGAAAAAGTTTCCTTTTTCTGGGTCGTTCTTGAACTTCTGCGCAATTAGAACGGCCATGTCCCGTAGAAGTGTGAGGTTAGTCTATCAAAAAGGAAATGGAGATTTATGAGGAATGCCTTTAAATTTAACTCCCGATTCCTTAAACTTAAACCACTAATTACAGTAACAAAACCACATTTGAGCCACCCGGAGGTCAGGAAAGTTTACTGGGTTTACATAAGTTTACCTTCTGAAGCCGCTTAACTGTCTTCTGTAGTTTGTCTACTGCGTCTACATGCTCCTCCGCTCCAGTTCTAAACGGCCACAAACATTCAGTGTAAGAGCATGTAAACATAGCACCGGTACCGAACCGATCGGAACCGCACTGTGTAAACGGACTCACTTTAAGAGGGACACTAGTGCCTTCTCTGTGTTGTAGCTTCTCTCCGCATATTTCAGCACTCTGTTGCCAGCTAAGAAAATCAGGTTAGTTTTGttcttctttcccttttccGTTCCAAGAATCTTAATGACCTAgggaaataaacacacacacacagatgttttggTCAGGGATTACAGATGCAGTAGAGCAAATGAACTTAACAATTAGAAAATCAAATACAGATTTGTAATAACCAACAATCAACTTTAAAATAGTAGGACTGAGCTCATGTTCAGTCAGACACAAAACTGTGCAACAGACGTgcaaaccttaaaaaaaaacctacaatCAAATATTTACTAGTGGTATAACTTATACCATGTGGATCcactcacactcccacactGGAAAACATGTGTTTATATAGACAGAGCATTCACCTGCAGATGGCTGAGATTGGACACATGAGTTCCACAGCACATGTTGGCATCTACACCCTCAATGTCAATAATCCTAACAGGTCCTGCGTGGTCATCTGGGAGACCTCGACTCCGGaccttcaaaaacacacaaagaataaaCTCCAAATATCTGACAAAACCGCCACAACATTTAGAACATTTTCTTCCTGCACAAAATGGTGATCCTTTGCGCACCTATTTCTCAAGACCTCTCAGTAGTTAATCAAAGACTTCAAGCTCACTTTGACTACTTAAtcttaaacattcatttttctttggcaCTTTGTACTTTTAACCACACATTGAACATCTTGCTGAGTGAAATAACTGCTGTTTACAAACTTTCACTGATTCATTAAATGGGTATATCAtcaaaaataaagatgaatttatgttttgtaagaacttttttttaatgagtttttgATTGTCATTCATTGTCATTCATGTCATAGCCAGTTATGGAGAGGGTAAAAACTTTCGGGGGTCATTCTAGTTAGAGGCCACTTATGAA contains:
- the g6pc1a.2 gene encoding glucose-6-phosphatase catalytic subunit 1 isoform X1, with translation MSMIMDAMHGYGVSTTQYLQTNYKDAQGWFLFVSFAADLRNTFFVFFPIWFHLRESVGIKLIWVAVIGDWLNLVFKWILFGERPYWWVHETSYYANSSVPHIEQYPMTCETGPGSPSGHAMGAAGVYYAMVTSILAITLSKKKRSTTKAWYLRGILWTLFWGVQVCVCLSRVFIAAHFPHQVIAGVISGMIVAEAFNRQQWIYSASLKKYFNITLFLLSFAVGFYVLLKAVGVDLLWTLEKAQKWCANPAWVHMDTTPFASLLRNMGTLFGLGLALHSPLYTESKKSSSTPFRISCIVSTLLLLHLFDSIKPPTHTAALFYLLSFCKSATVPLATVSIIPYCVSGALSLQNKKQV
- the g6pc1a.1 gene encoding glucose-6-phosphatase a, catalytic subunit, tandem duplicate 1 isoform X3, translated to MDLLHSWGVSLAVYLQTEYHHYESWFHLASTVADLHATFFFFFPIWFYLNRNVGIKLIWVAVIGDWFNLILKWVLFGERPYWWVHETKFYGSGVVPSLKQFPITCETGPGSPSGHAMGSAGVGYVMITAMLSMAAQRKPSNLIYRSLQLVLLALFGMVELVICMSRVYMAAHFPHQVMSGVIAGILVAETFSRVQWIYTASLKKYMSMTLFLLTFAVGFYVLLKAVGVDLLWTLEKAQRWCVNPAWVHMDSTPFASLLRNMGTLFGLGLALHSTLYTESKMNSTVPFKTSCISISLLLLWFLDALTFSSKNEILFYLLSFCKSALAPLIPTMLVPGGFLWLFHNNKNEKNL
- the g6pc1a.1 gene encoding glucose-6-phosphatase a, catalytic subunit, tandem duplicate 1 isoform X2, whose amino-acid sequence is MDLLHSWGVSLAVYLQTEYHHYESWFHLASTVADLHATFFFFFPIWFYLNRNVGIKLIWVAVIGDWFNLILKWVLFGERPYWWVHETKFYGSGVVPSLKQFPITCETGPGSPSGHAMGSAGVGYVMITAMLSMAAQRKPSNLIYRGLFFFLILNCRSLQLVLLALFGMVELVICMSRVYMAAHFPHQVMSGVIAGILVAETFSRVQWIYTASLKKYMSMTLFLLTFAVGFYVLLKAVGVDLLWTLEKAQRWCVNPAWVHMDSTPFASLLRNMGTLFGLGLALHSTLYTESKMNSTVPFKTSCISISLLLLWFLDALTFSSKNEILFYLLSFCKSALAPLIPTMLVPGGFLWLFHNNKNEKNL
- the g6pc1a.2 gene encoding glucose-6-phosphatase catalytic subunit 1 isoform X2; protein product: MSMIMDAMHGYGVSTTQYLQTNYKDAQGWFLFVSFAADLRNTFFVFFPIWFHLRESVGIKLIWVAVIGDWLNLVFKWILFGERPYWWVHETSYYANSSVPHIEQYPMTCETGPGESPFRSFRLSGRYLRGILWTLFWGVQVCVCLSRVFIAAHFPHQVIAGVISGMIVAEAFNRQQWIYSASLKKYFNITLFLLSFAVGFYVLLKAVGVDLLWTLEKAQKWCANPAWVHMDTTPFASLLRNMGTLFGLGLALHSPLYTESKKSSSTPFRISCIVSTLLLLHLFDSIKPPTHTAALFYLLSFCKSATVPLATVSIIPYCVSGALSLQNKKQV
- the g6pc1a.1 gene encoding glucose-6-phosphatase a, catalytic subunit, tandem duplicate 1 isoform X1, giving the protein MDLLHSWGVSLAVYLQTEYHHYESWFHLASTVADLHATFFFFFPIWFYLNRNVGIKLIWVAVIGDWFNLILKWVLFGERPYWWVHETKFYGSGVVPSLKQFPITCETGPGSPSGHAMGSAGVGYVMITAMLSMAAQRKPSNLIYSCTVRGLFFFLILNCRSLQLVLLALFGMVELVICMSRVYMAAHFPHQVMSGVIAGILVAETFSRVQWIYTASLKKYMSMTLFLLTFAVGFYVLLKAVGVDLLWTLEKAQRWCVNPAWVHMDSTPFASLLRNMGTLFGLGLALHSTLYTESKMNSTVPFKTSCISISLLLLWFLDALTFSSKNEILFYLLSFCKSALAPLIPTMLVPGGFLWLFHNNKNEKNL
- the g6pc1a.1 gene encoding glucose-6-phosphatase a, catalytic subunit, tandem duplicate 1 isoform X4, coding for MDLLHSWGVSLAVYLQTEYHHYESWFHLASTVADLHATFFFFFPIWFYLNRNVGIKLIWVAVIGDWFNLILKWVLFGERPYWWVHETKFYGSGVVPSLKQFPITCETGPGSPSGHAMGSAGVGYVMITAMLSMAAQRKPSNLIWSLQLVLLALFGMVELVICMSRVYMAAHFPHQVMSGVIAGILVAETFSRVQWIYTASLKKYMSMTLFLLTFAVGFYVLLKAVGVDLLWTLEKAQRWCVNPAWVHMDSTPFASLLRNMGTLFGLGLALHSTLYTESKMNSTVPFKTSCISISLLLLWFLDALTFSSKNEILFYLLSFCKSALAPLIPTMLVPGGFLWLFHNNKNEKNL